The Candidatus Jordarchaeales archaeon genome includes a window with the following:
- a CDS encoding TATA-box-binding protein has translation MPKAKSIHIENVVASVTLNQRLDLNLIAEKLPNTEFDPDQFPGLVLRLEQPKTATLIFNSGKMVCTGSKSEKDAVKAVKKIIEHLKEIGIDIKNEPIIQVQNIVASANLGVELNLEEAAFLLENTLYEPEQFPGLIWRVKDPKVVILLFGSGKAVITGAKREEDIFIAVDKIMEILAEKGIIRG, from the coding sequence ATGCCGAAGGCAAAATCGATTCACATAGAAAATGTTGTAGCATCGGTAACGCTAAACCAAAGACTTGACTTGAACTTGATAGCTGAAAAACTACCTAACACAGAGTTTGACCCGGATCAGTTCCCCGGGCTAGTCCTTAGGCTTGAACAGCCGAAAACAGCGACATTGATATTCAATTCGGGGAAAATGGTTTGCACAGGAAGCAAGTCTGAGAAGGACGCTGTAAAAGCTGTCAAAAAAATCATCGAGCACCTGAAAGAGATAGGAATAGACATCAAAAATGAACCGATAATCCAAGTACAAAACATAGTGGCTTCAGCAAACTTGGGCGTCGAGCTGAACCTGGAGGAGGCAGCATTCCTCCTCGAGAACACACTTTATGAGCCAGAGCAGTTTCCAGGACTAATCTGGAGGGTGAAGGACCCCAAAGTAGTCATACTGCTTTTTGGCTCAGGAAAAGCTGTCATAACAGGAGCAAAGCGCGAGGAGGACATTTTCATCGCTGTGGACAAAATAATGGAGATCCTTGCCGAAAAAGGAATTATAAGAGGGTGA
- a CDS encoding winged helix-turn-helix domain-containing protein → MMPERNSESVKLPLGMIVVRWDNRLGAVLEAKYPPQLRVTEDQIMKIYTAHAMSIGEAPAGFLSLRVGDLNVASYYGGWDINYYVALILTPEEDADSYEDGLTEIASYIFSKLEDEAYKEELEELFNKLVRFPSLTEEQKMAVALSDPIRRALFEKMTEEGSSTLSDLETWLKYKFELKSVELFSLLTPLVKNGLISLRWVEGLPSQCAFLVRDVFVARVPARAIVKKAQSNEWGAEASSEYLDEVKDFFRNYALTPQDAENVIKVLADPDVYDVLVLLREDVCTFDKIVERLGKKKTEVARAVKQLKDLNFITEIKIGGEKHLALKSDARIITFFPEYMVDQIALQYKDQIKPPRMLLWHLKALRDSYFM, encoded by the coding sequence GTGATGCCTGAAAGAAACTCGGAGAGTGTAAAGTTGCCCCTCGGAATGATCGTAGTTCGATGGGATAACCGGCTCGGAGCAGTACTAGAAGCCAAATACCCCCCTCAGCTCAGAGTGACAGAAGACCAGATAATGAAAATTTACACTGCTCATGCGATGTCCATCGGTGAAGCTCCTGCAGGCTTCCTCTCACTCAGAGTAGGTGATTTAAACGTCGCATCTTATTATGGTGGATGGGACATAAACTACTACGTTGCCCTCATTTTAACACCTGAAGAAGATGCTGACAGTTATGAGGACGGATTGACTGAAATCGCATCTTATATCTTCTCGAAACTTGAGGACGAGGCGTATAAAGAAGAGCTCGAAGAGCTCTTCAACAAGCTAGTGCGCTTCCCCTCATTAACAGAAGAACAAAAAATGGCTGTGGCTCTCTCCGATCCTATTAGAAGGGCTCTCTTCGAAAAAATGACTGAAGAAGGCAGCTCCACGCTCTCAGACCTTGAAACATGGTTAAAGTACAAGTTCGAACTTAAATCGGTAGAACTCTTCTCCCTTCTCACCCCTCTGGTCAAAAATGGTCTCATATCCTTACGGTGGGTTGAAGGACTTCCAAGTCAGTGTGCCTTCTTGGTTAGAGACGTTTTCGTCGCTAGAGTTCCAGCTCGTGCAATAGTTAAGAAGGCCCAGTCTAATGAGTGGGGCGCCGAAGCCTCATCGGAATACTTGGACGAGGTCAAAGACTTCTTTAGAAACTATGCTCTTACACCGCAGGACGCAGAAAATGTAATAAAAGTTCTTGCAGACCCAGACGTCTACGACGTCCTTGTATTACTCAGAGAGGACGTCTGCACGTTTGACAAAATAGTGGAACGTCTCGGAAAGAAGAAGACAGAAGTTGCCAGAGCGGTGAAACAACTGAAAGACTTGAACTTTATAACCGAGATAAAAATAGGTGGCGAAAAACACCTAGCGTTAAAATCAGACGCTAGAATAATAACGTTCTTCCCAGAATACATGGTCGACCAAATAGCTCTCCAATACAAGGATCAAATAAAACCACCCAGAATGCTGTTGTGGCATCTTAAAGCATTACGAGACAGCTACTTTATGTAA
- the thrC gene encoding threonine synthase — translation MEKMWLECIRCHKIFPWDTVIYTCDRCGALLDVKYQFEEPNPEKWKKPLSVWRYEDFLPKVREKVSLNEGGTSLYKCNRLSEKVGARKLWVKNEGENPTGSFKDRGMTVGVSLAKELGSKVVACASTGNTSASLAAYAAKAGLKCVVMIPSGKIALGKLAQAIMYGALVLAVEGNFDQALSLVEQSSRRLGLYLLNSLNPYRLEGQKTIAYEIVEQLGETPDVVILPVGNAGNISAIHKGFVEWKQLGLIEQMPRLIGIQAEGAAPIARAYKEGRKEATFIENPETVATAIRIGKPVNWEKALRAIYDTKGAAEVVTDEEILQAQKLLARTEGIFVEPASAASIAGLIKALNVGLVDKDEKIVCVTTGHGLKDPDTPLKTCEKPIQVKPDIEVIERLITH, via the coding sequence ATGGAGAAAATGTGGCTCGAATGTATAAGGTGCCACAAGATATTCCCGTGGGACACTGTGATATACACGTGTGACCGCTGCGGCGCGCTTCTCGATGTGAAATACCAGTTTGAAGAGCCTAACCCGGAGAAGTGGAAGAAGCCGCTCTCCGTTTGGAGGTATGAAGACTTCCTCCCCAAAGTAAGGGAAAAAGTCTCGCTTAACGAAGGTGGAACCAGTCTTTACAAATGCAACAGACTCTCTGAAAAAGTGGGAGCGAGAAAGCTCTGGGTTAAAAATGAAGGCGAAAACCCTACGGGGAGCTTCAAAGACCGAGGGATGACCGTTGGAGTTTCACTTGCTAAGGAGCTAGGCAGCAAAGTTGTCGCGTGCGCCTCCACCGGGAATACTTCGGCGTCGCTTGCAGCCTATGCTGCTAAGGCCGGGTTGAAGTGCGTTGTGATGATCCCTTCAGGTAAGATAGCGCTAGGAAAGCTTGCACAAGCAATAATGTATGGCGCGCTGGTCTTAGCTGTTGAAGGCAACTTTGACCAGGCTTTAAGTTTAGTAGAGCAGAGCAGCAGGCGCCTTGGACTTTACTTGTTGAACAGTCTGAACCCTTACCGTTTGGAGGGACAGAAGACCATAGCTTACGAGATTGTGGAGCAGCTTGGGGAGACACCTGACGTTGTAATACTTCCTGTTGGGAATGCGGGTAACATAAGCGCTATACACAAAGGGTTCGTGGAGTGGAAGCAGCTTGGGCTCATAGAGCAAATGCCCAGACTTATAGGGATCCAAGCGGAGGGGGCAGCTCCCATAGCGCGCGCTTACAAGGAAGGAAGAAAGGAAGCTACCTTCATTGAAAATCCGGAAACGGTAGCGACAGCAATAAGGATTGGAAAGCCGGTTAACTGGGAAAAAGCGCTGAGAGCAATTTACGACACTAAGGGAGCGGCCGAAGTGGTGACAGATGAAGAAATACTGCAGGCGCAAAAGCTGCTTGCCAGGACGGAAGGCATATTCGTTGAGCCGGCTTCAGCAGCTTCCATAGCTGGGTTAATAAAAGCGTTAAACGTGGGGCTCGTTGACAAAGACGAGAAAATAGTGTGCGTGACGACCGGGCACGGGTTAAAAGACCCAGATACTCCCCTCAAAACGTGCGAGAAACCCATACAGGTAAAACCGGATATAGAGGTTATAGAGAGATTAATAACGCATTAA
- a CDS encoding dihydroorotate dehydrogenase electron transfer subunit, with amino-acid sequence MELPTCKVQRPRVRRVEGVITETPTVKTILLDEEMLMAAPGQFLMVWIPGVDEVPMSISSRSPLGITFRKVGEATGALFKLRRGDLLGVRGPLGRGFELKGEKILVVGGGVGVAPLFPLVEDASRNSVETHVVIGAKTKEELVFVSKVARLASKVTVLTEDGSAGLKGMAGDFAEKAIREEGYDQVYACGPEGMLLRVFRAAEECGVGVQVALERYVKCGIGLCGSCGIGQYLVCRDGPVFDEKMLRTVLDEFGIFRRDACGCRERIGK; translated from the coding sequence TTGGAGCTGCCCACGTGTAAAGTTCAGAGGCCTAGGGTGAGACGTGTTGAGGGAGTCATCACCGAAACACCAACAGTTAAAACTATCCTTCTCGATGAAGAGATGCTGATGGCAGCGCCGGGGCAGTTCCTCATGGTGTGGATTCCCGGAGTCGACGAAGTGCCGATGAGTATTTCGAGTAGAAGCCCGCTGGGGATAACTTTTAGAAAGGTTGGGGAGGCAACTGGGGCGCTTTTCAAGTTGAGGAGGGGCGACCTACTCGGAGTTAGGGGGCCTTTGGGGAGGGGGTTTGAGTTAAAAGGGGAGAAAATCTTGGTGGTTGGCGGCGGTGTTGGAGTGGCGCCTCTCTTTCCTCTCGTGGAGGATGCCTCGAGAAATAGTGTCGAGACACATGTTGTGATTGGAGCTAAAACCAAGGAGGAGCTTGTTTTCGTCAGTAAAGTGGCTAGGCTTGCGTCCAAAGTTACCGTTTTAACTGAAGATGGAAGTGCTGGGCTTAAGGGTATGGCGGGCGACTTTGCTGAAAAAGCGATAAGGGAGGAGGGGTACGACCAGGTTTATGCTTGCGGCCCTGAAGGCATGTTATTAAGGGTTTTCAGGGCCGCTGAAGAGTGTGGAGTTGGAGTACAGGTTGCTTTGGAGAGGTATGTTAAGTGTGGCATTGGGCTCTGCGGCTCATGTGGCATAGGGCAATACCTTGTCTGTAGGGATGGACCCGTGTTTGATGAAAAGATGCTCAGAACGGTTTTGGACGAGTTTGGGATTTTCAGGAGGGATGCTTGTGGGTGTAGAGAGAGAATTGGAAAGTGA
- the pyrE gene encoding orotate phosphoribosyltransferase, translating to MVSLNNFDSWNLEKARLAEQACLLLFQISAVRFGSFKLTSGKTSPFYIDLRVVPSYPNVFEKITDMYVELIRNEIDAFNRIAGVPTAGLPIATLVSYKLKAPLLYVRKEAKGHGTQRMVEGILNEGERVLLVDDIATTGLSLLNAAQAIRSQGGKVEHAVVLVDREQGGVSILSSNGIQLHSIVRASQLFEVLHGKGLITFKDYQRAIKYLKSEQQY from the coding sequence GTGGTCTCCTTGAACAACTTTGATTCATGGAATTTGGAGAAGGCTCGCTTGGCTGAACAAGCATGTCTACTTCTCTTCCAAATATCCGCTGTGAGGTTCGGCTCATTCAAACTGACGTCCGGTAAAACCTCCCCGTTCTACATAGACCTAAGGGTGGTCCCGTCATACCCTAATGTGTTCGAAAAAATAACTGACATGTACGTAGAACTAATTAGAAACGAGATTGATGCATTCAACAGGATTGCCGGTGTGCCAACAGCAGGACTCCCCATAGCGACACTAGTGAGCTACAAGCTCAAAGCCCCACTGTTATACGTTAGAAAGGAGGCGAAGGGACATGGTACCCAACGCATGGTGGAAGGAATACTCAACGAGGGGGAGCGCGTCCTACTAGTTGACGACATCGCAACCACGGGGTTAAGCCTTCTAAATGCAGCCCAAGCAATAAGGTCCCAGGGGGGAAAAGTAGAACACGCCGTAGTTCTCGTGGATAGGGAACAGGGAGGTGTCAGCATACTCTCAAGCAACGGAATCCAGTTACACTCCATAGTTAGGGCGTCTCAGCTCTTTGAGGTACTCCACGGAAAGGGTCTGATAACATTTAAAGATTATCAGCGAGCCATAAAATATTTAAAAAGCGAGCAACAGTATTGA
- a CDS encoding ACT domain-containing protein, with product MRVKMSFNLADEPGQLLKVLRPIAEFGGNVREVSHLREEKRGNMLPVTVTFDVKDLDQLFKIKDAVETAGIKVTGIEPLMEVHRKVVILVGHVFATNIKDTLDRVLERGVRVKKLVARIKSAEEVSTVKIVLEADTSERLESTLKVLKKVANEKDLFIAWS from the coding sequence GTGAGAGTTAAGATGAGCTTTAACTTAGCGGATGAACCCGGCCAGTTATTGAAGGTTTTGCGCCCGATAGCTGAGTTTGGGGGTAACGTGAGGGAAGTTTCACATCTAAGGGAGGAGAAAAGAGGAAATATGCTTCCAGTTACCGTAACGTTCGATGTTAAAGACTTGGACCAGCTCTTCAAGATAAAAGACGCCGTGGAAACTGCGGGGATAAAAGTAACAGGTATAGAGCCACTCATGGAGGTACACAGGAAAGTAGTCATACTAGTTGGTCACGTTTTTGCGACTAATATAAAGGATACTTTGGACAGGGTTTTGGAGAGGGGTGTAAGGGTTAAGAAGCTCGTTGCTAGGATTAAAAGCGCGGAGGAGGTTTCTACGGTTAAAATAGTACTTGAAGCAGATACGAGTGAGAGGTTGGAGAGCACTCTTAAAGTTCTTAAAAAAGTAGCTAACGAAAAAGACCTCTTCATCGCATGGAGCTGA
- a CDS encoding ADP-ribosylation factor-like protein: MIRNIEIFDANGRLMFKKKYGTSNIADDIFDDFMAHFAKMISKVNLDGGVEFMNLKRTRLYYSNFDKTVFIFEADKNDDINEMKTKMKNIMQNFIADYGEAIQNWDGDPSVFSSFNEKVDELTTTLLKLSLIGFSGVGKTTILKLIREEELPKEHIPTIGVGIKGVKGAMIGNTQLVCWDLAGQERFKMTWDKFIKASSLIVIVTDSTLENVVKSRFFVRLVKEEEPEANMVALANKQDLPNALPPEKVEEILGVKTYGFVAIDPMNKSKFFEIVRNVVMGVVS, from the coding sequence ATGATAAGGAATATTGAAATCTTTGATGCAAACGGGCGGTTAATGTTCAAAAAGAAGTACGGAACAAGTAACATAGCCGACGATATATTCGACGACTTCATGGCGCACTTTGCAAAGATGATTTCCAAGGTGAACTTAGACGGTGGAGTTGAATTCATGAACTTGAAGAGGACGCGTCTTTACTACAGCAACTTTGACAAGACAGTTTTCATTTTTGAAGCAGATAAAAACGACGACATTAACGAGATGAAGACGAAGATGAAAAACATAATGCAAAACTTCATAGCAGACTATGGAGAGGCTATTCAAAACTGGGATGGTGACCCATCGGTTTTCTCGTCGTTTAACGAAAAAGTGGATGAGCTAACAACGACTCTTCTAAAACTTTCACTAATAGGTTTCAGCGGCGTGGGCAAAACGACAATACTTAAACTCATCAGAGAAGAAGAGCTTCCAAAGGAGCACATACCAACCATAGGCGTTGGCATAAAAGGCGTCAAAGGAGCCATGATAGGTAATACGCAGCTCGTCTGCTGGGATCTTGCAGGACAAGAGAGGTTCAAGATGACATGGGACAAATTTATCAAAGCGTCATCACTAATAGTAATAGTAACAGACTCAACACTGGAGAACGTTGTGAAGTCGCGCTTTTTCGTGAGATTAGTAAAGGAAGAAGAACCCGAAGCGAACATGGTTGCGCTAGCCAATAAACAAGACCTTCCAAACGCACTCCCCCCTGAAAAAGTGGAAGAAATATTAGGAGTGAAAACATACGGATTTGTAGCTATAGATCCTATGAACAAATCAAAGTTTTTTGAAATAGTTCGAAACGTTGTTATGGGCGTAGTAAGTTAA
- a CDS encoding DUF61 family protein: MSFERFIRALWKSEIQKLNDHLPKEYKTLAQLLKEDNPSVSTVCGDKIFLKKADLEYVARIVPEKYHDKIHLPLTFIRRIDMGEGVYSIGGGLLERLLVSSLLKDKPVFTENEDEAPEYVYRLQLWYLKRKIRSLVVIGFFLPKVEGI, encoded by the coding sequence TTGTCGTTTGAACGTTTCATCAGAGCCCTCTGGAAGTCCGAGATACAAAAACTCAACGATCACTTACCCAAGGAGTACAAAACGCTCGCCCAGCTACTTAAGGAAGACAATCCCTCCGTCTCAACCGTCTGCGGGGATAAAATATTCCTGAAAAAGGCGGATCTAGAATACGTGGCTCGCATAGTCCCAGAAAAGTACCACGACAAAATACACCTCCCGCTTACCTTCATCAGAAGGATCGACATGGGAGAAGGCGTCTACAGTATAGGTGGAGGATTACTCGAAAGGCTCTTAGTATCCTCTCTCTTAAAGGACAAACCCGTTTTCACGGAAAACGAAGATGAAGCGCCAGAATACGTTTACAGGCTCCAACTTTGGTACCTAAAGAGGAAAATCAGGAGCCTAGTTGTCATAGGCTTCTTTCTACCTAAAGTGGAAGGAATTTAA
- a CDS encoding homoserine dehydrogenase: MNLILIGFGNVGRALARILHEKRDRLKKIGLDINVTGIFRSKGGFIDHNGLKLGEVIEKGEKHESWVPNANPLDYIAELPCDIVVEMTPTNVKDGEPGLSFIKKALEEGKDVVTSNKGPLVVSMRALLSLAERKGRLLMYEATVGAAIPVFTVARESLKHDKIISIEGILNGTTNYILSRMSEDKVSFDDALKEAQEMGYAEADPTYDIEGIDAACKLVILANGIMKMDKHLSDVEIEGISRVTPEMIELAEEDGYLVKHVAYLDENKMEVAPRLVPKNSPLAVGGTFNVITLNTELSGPLTLIGKGAGPKETASAIMSDIIAIAERRGKMEGELWRKCGSNV; the protein is encoded by the coding sequence TTGAACCTCATCCTGATAGGTTTCGGGAATGTCGGTCGGGCATTAGCGCGCATTTTACATGAAAAGAGAGACAGATTGAAAAAAATAGGGCTAGACATCAACGTAACAGGCATATTTAGAAGTAAGGGGGGTTTCATAGACCACAATGGGCTCAAACTAGGCGAGGTCATTGAGAAAGGAGAAAAACACGAGAGTTGGGTCCCGAACGCAAACCCACTAGATTACATCGCAGAGCTACCATGCGACATAGTGGTAGAGATGACGCCGACGAACGTGAAGGATGGGGAGCCGGGATTAAGCTTCATAAAGAAGGCGTTGGAAGAGGGCAAGGACGTCGTTACGTCCAACAAGGGCCCCCTAGTCGTTTCAATGAGGGCATTGCTCTCCCTAGCGGAGAGAAAGGGGCGTCTCCTTATGTACGAGGCTACCGTCGGTGCAGCTATACCGGTATTCACGGTTGCTAGAGAGTCGCTGAAGCACGATAAAATAATAAGCATTGAAGGGATACTTAACGGCACAACGAACTACATTCTTTCTAGGATGAGCGAGGATAAGGTTTCCTTTGATGACGCGCTAAAAGAGGCACAAGAGATGGGTTATGCCGAGGCAGATCCGACTTATGACATCGAGGGGATCGACGCAGCCTGCAAGCTCGTCATACTAGCGAATGGCATCATGAAAATGGACAAGCACCTTTCAGACGTCGAAATAGAGGGAATAAGCAGAGTGACGCCCGAAATGATAGAACTAGCAGAAGAAGACGGCTACCTAGTAAAACACGTGGCATACCTAGACGAAAACAAGATGGAAGTCGCCCCCAGACTCGTCCCCAAGAACTCGCCTCTAGCCGTTGGAGGAACATTCAACGTAATAACACTTAACACCGAACTTTCCGGACCCCTAACACTGATAGGTAAGGGGGCTGGGCCAAAAGAAACGGCAAGCGCCATAATGTCAGACATAATAGCAATAGCTGAAAGAAGAGGAAAAATGGAGGGAGAGTTATGGAGAAAATGTGGCTCGAATGTATAA
- a CDS encoding fibrillarin-like rRNA/tRNA 2'-O-methyltransferase has translation MSERKPPVVKPHDYEGVYLVISKGKKRLATKNISPGFKVYGEDLIEYKGEEYRIWDPNRSKLAAAILKDLEMLPIRPGGRVLYLGAATGTTPSHVADIVGRKGVIFCVEFAPRAMRELVIVCEKKGNMVPVMADARYPEKYSMIVGEVETIYCDVAQPEQAKLLADNADMFLKRGGWILLAIKARSIDVTKKPSEVYKKEIAVLEDRGFTVRQTISLEPFDRAHSMVLAKYS, from the coding sequence ATGTCTGAAAGGAAGCCACCTGTGGTAAAACCACACGACTATGAAGGAGTGTATTTAGTTATTTCTAAGGGTAAGAAGCGGCTTGCCACCAAGAACATATCCCCAGGGTTTAAGGTTTACGGAGAAGACTTGATCGAGTACAAGGGGGAAGAATACCGCATTTGGGATCCAAACAGGAGTAAGCTTGCAGCCGCCATACTGAAAGACCTCGAAATGCTACCAATAAGGCCGGGTGGCAGAGTCCTGTATCTTGGGGCTGCGACGGGAACTACGCCAAGCCACGTTGCCGACATAGTTGGGAGGAAGGGTGTAATTTTCTGCGTTGAATTTGCACCTCGAGCGATGAGAGAACTCGTAATTGTGTGTGAAAAGAAGGGTAACATGGTTCCTGTGATGGCTGACGCTCGTTACCCTGAAAAATACTCCATGATTGTTGGCGAGGTTGAAACGATATACTGTGACGTGGCGCAACCTGAACAAGCGAAGCTCCTAGCAGACAACGCCGATATGTTTCTTAAAAGGGGGGGATGGATACTCCTAGCCATAAAAGCTAGGAGCATAGACGTAACCAAGAAGCCGTCGGAAGTCTACAAGAAGGAAATAGCGGTTTTAGAGGATAGAGGGTTCACGGTCAGACAAACGATCAGTTTAGAACCCTTCGACCGTGCTCACTCCATGGTTTTGGCAAAATACTCGTAA
- the uppS gene encoding polyprenyl diphosphate synthase, producing MVKSKTPRFLVHYWRNVPLVRIPIIAKMLEAVYYVYEKALMKQVMSGERPTHLAVILDGNRRYARSLGLESWVGHFYGAEKVREFLEWCWELGIKIVTLYAFSTENFNRPREEVEKIMKLAEEKFHEIAESEEIHKYKVRVKAIGRIELLPERVREAIRRAEEATKDYNKYLLNVAIGYGGRAEIVDAVRKIAQKVANGELRVEDINEKIIEEHLYTAGVPDPDLIIRTSGEERLSGFLLWQSAYSELYFCSAYWPEVRKIDLLRAIRDYQMRERRFGK from the coding sequence GTGGTCAAATCTAAGACTCCGAGATTTCTCGTTCACTATTGGCGTAACGTGCCTTTAGTGAGGATCCCGATAATCGCTAAGATGCTTGAAGCGGTGTATTATGTCTATGAAAAAGCGTTAATGAAGCAGGTTATGAGTGGGGAGAGGCCGACACACTTAGCTGTAATACTTGACGGCAACAGGAGATATGCTCGTTCCCTCGGGCTAGAAAGCTGGGTTGGGCACTTTTACGGAGCGGAAAAGGTTAGGGAATTTTTGGAGTGGTGTTGGGAGCTTGGGATAAAGATTGTTACATTATACGCCTTCTCAACTGAGAACTTTAACCGTCCAAGAGAGGAAGTTGAAAAAATAATGAAGCTCGCCGAGGAAAAGTTCCATGAGATAGCTGAAAGCGAGGAGATTCACAAGTATAAAGTTCGGGTTAAAGCCATAGGTAGGATTGAGCTGCTTCCCGAGAGGGTTAGAGAAGCGATTAGAAGGGCTGAGGAAGCCACGAAGGATTACAATAAATACCTCCTTAACGTCGCCATAGGTTATGGAGGACGAGCAGAGATAGTTGACGCTGTTAGGAAAATAGCCCAGAAGGTTGCCAACGGTGAGCTACGCGTGGAAGACATAAACGAAAAAATTATTGAGGAGCACTTGTACACTGCAGGGGTACCCGACCCGGACCTCATTATAAGGACTTCGGGAGAGGAGAGACTATCTGGTTTCCTACTATGGCAGTCGGCTTATTCCGAGCTCTACTTTTGCAGCGCTTATTGGCCTGAGGTGAGGAAAATTGACTTGCTGCGAGCGATTAGGGACTACCAAATGAGGGAGAGAAGGTTTGGAAAATGA
- a CDS encoding dihydroorotate dehydrogenase, translating to MVKLEVELSGLKMRNPVMLASGVIGTTGKLLVRAAEAGAGAVVTKSVGSKKREGYPNPTIVEVMPGSYLNCMGLPNPGIDEFVEEIKFAKKGGVPVVVSVFGESPKECASIAGKAEEAGADAVEINVSCPHTEVGVLERSPKLVARIVKAVKRKVGIPVFVKLSSNVTSIVEVGKVAEEAGADAVTAINTVRAMVIDIEACRPVLSNRFGGLSGAAIKPIAVRCVYELYEALKIPIIGVGGILSWEDAVEHILAGASAIQVATALVKGFSVFRELVDGIKSYLERKGFKDIKEAVGAAHV from the coding sequence ATGGTGAAACTTGAAGTGGAGCTGAGCGGGTTGAAGATGAGGAACCCGGTTATGCTCGCTTCTGGAGTCATTGGAACTACTGGGAAGCTTTTGGTGAGGGCGGCGGAAGCTGGAGCTGGGGCCGTCGTAACAAAGTCTGTTGGATCTAAGAAGAGAGAGGGATACCCTAACCCGACTATAGTTGAAGTGATGCCGGGAAGTTACTTGAACTGCATGGGCTTGCCTAACCCGGGGATAGACGAGTTCGTCGAGGAGATAAAATTTGCCAAGAAAGGCGGGGTTCCTGTCGTGGTCAGCGTTTTCGGGGAGAGCCCCAAAGAGTGCGCTTCCATCGCCGGGAAAGCTGAGGAAGCTGGAGCGGACGCCGTGGAAATCAATGTTTCTTGTCCCCACACAGAGGTTGGTGTTCTGGAGAGGAGTCCTAAACTCGTCGCGCGGATAGTGAAGGCCGTGAAAAGGAAAGTTGGAATACCTGTGTTCGTTAAGCTTAGCTCGAATGTCACAAGCATAGTTGAGGTTGGAAAGGTTGCTGAGGAGGCTGGGGCGGACGCTGTGACCGCGATAAACACTGTTAGAGCGATGGTTATAGACATAGAGGCTTGCCGCCCAGTACTTTCAAACAGGTTTGGAGGCTTGTCAGGGGCTGCCATAAAGCCGATAGCGGTAAGGTGTGTCTACGAGCTTTATGAAGCTTTAAAAATACCTATTATAGGAGTGGGTGGGATACTCAGCTGGGAAGACGCCGTAGAGCACATTCTAGCTGGCGCGTCAGCGATCCAGGTGGCAACTGCACTGGTGAAGGGTTTTAGCGTTTTCAGGGAGCTGGTTGACGGGATTAAAAGCTATCTCGAAAGGAAGGGTTTTAAAGATATTAAGGAGGCTGTTGGAGCTGCCCACGTGTAA